One Pomacea canaliculata isolate SZHN2017 linkage group LG9, ASM307304v1, whole genome shotgun sequence DNA segment encodes these proteins:
- the LOC112572396 gene encoding alpha-N-acetylgalactosamine-specific lectin-like — protein MFITGAAVLTVFSTLVWCGSVQEIRHGSWRRMHSVTAATVTSRNVLRCASRCWSRDGCCKYFVHPQDGSCSTYLEDTVNDRMWQQYDSVPALACPASKGYSLHYCRCIMLVTTVTVYSNAQLRCQQDGGHVMHYKSLTVDRPAVTSLLSNKTFTFSGTTRLWVGGKDENKDGLFEWTDGEVIDQASGVWSTGEPSISPDESCVVLRPEYRMADQNCSKTHSYICQIDV, from the exons ATGTTCATCACTGGTGCTGCTGTCCTGACGGTGTTCAGCACCCTGGTGTGGTGTGGAAGTGTTCAGGAGATACGACATGGATCTTGGAGGAGGATGCACTCGGTGACAGCAGCGACAGTCACGTCTAGGAACGTCCTGCGTTGTGCCTCGCggtgctggtcacgtgacggctgCTGTAAATATTTCGTTCATCCCCAGGACGGTTCTTGCTCCACGTACCTGGAGGATACTGTCAACGACAGGATGTGGCAACAGTATGATTCTGTACCTGCATTAG CCTGTCCGGCCAGCAAGGGATACTCGCTGCACTACTGTCGCTGCATCATGTTGGTGACCACCGTCACGGTCTACAGCAACGCGCAGCTCAGGTGTCAGCAGGACGGAGGTCACGTGATGCACTACAAGTCCTTGACAGTCGACCGGCCTGCAGTCACCAGCCTACTGAGCAACAAAACTTTCa CTTTTTCAGGGACAACCCGTCTGTGGGTCGGTGGAAAGGACGAGAACAAAGACGGTCTCTTCGAGTGGACTGACGGAGAGGTGATTGACCAGGCCTCGGGTGTGTGGTCCACCGGGGAGCCCTCCATCAGCCCGGACGAGTCGTGCGTGGTGCTGAGACCCGAGTACAGGATGGCCGACCAGAACTGCAGCAAGACTCACAGTTACATCTGTCAGATCGATGTGTAG
- the LOC112572841 gene encoding LOW QUALITY PROTEIN: transmembrane protein 168-like (The sequence of the model RefSeq protein was modified relative to this genomic sequence to represent the inferred CDS: inserted 1 base in 1 codon) has translation MKCFLHRLKYGLVHLSSNTMASMKDLRAQLTLQNVQYVPEVVLVVAIGLGLYTQWTVTQNLLLSAFALSALFVFAMSCALRYYCGLERLGRALYHIWVGCLVGILAYTDTKDVEFITTQEAMEALFLTSLALAVFWHILSRLLKLADPNPGLLGMAAGCEGVGLMIAGIQTGPAAPALALVTLAFFTHVAALRLRSTPVIASLIGFVTIAVLYIFPQLSLRPNVYALVCLTGHHIIPAVLDLYLCGRTLLERWQTTVFGLHRILRHMMVVLMLSLDLALAIVVGASTMQHKEWFVVFPLFLVAAAAWLLLHLAFFAACWQLMGKVTACNSAHASLGESAYSYPRVMAARGLRHFGLVTQRLICLSLSSTLVLLALGWETRTSYSXALTFTVIPLEAAVLSLFWDLGDQLGGTCTSYGLISPVSSLRPGDGATLLSAAAVQEMTTRAMMTVAQVQHFFAFHMLANFGCDFSTSGMSLESLQNKLNTFFDQRTSEGPRYDTYVLYYCGDVFSNGDWALTDNKRLTLDTLLEWWDARNGSSGARLILLLDSLHSFEWAHEVRQLSGTFCAVQTCRYIHRPVSDVEDESGQPVTVGAFTRAYVQYNTGQDVALDMSSKQRPLRALYTTSRCWSDFTFHLPTRDDFRHYWDNNFPKCTRPLLRALNIPGMGSLFCCCTCIGRWMRRVQMSCLPPREIDTGHGFKLIRT, from the exons ATGAAGTGTTTTCTTCACCGTTTGAAGTATGGATTAGTACACTTGTCATCAAATACCATGGCTTCTATGAAAGATCTCCGTGCTCAGCTAACATTGCAAAACGTCCAGTATGTTCCTGAGGTGGTTTTGGTGGTTGCCATTGGACTGGGACTCTACACACAATGGACAGTGACTCAGAATCTTCTCCTGTCTGCCTTTGCCCTCTCTGCTCTCTTTGTATTTGCCATGTCATGCGCATTGCGTTATTACTGTGGTCTAGAGAGGCTTGGGAGAGCATTGTACCATATCTGGGTAGGATGTCTAGTGGGGATCCTTGCATACACAGACACCAAGGATGTAGAATTTATCACCACCCAAGAAGCCATGGAGGCACTGTTTCTTACAAGCCTTGCATTGGCTGTTTTCTGGCACATCCTGTCTCGCTTGCTTAAGCTTGCAGATCCTAACCCTGGATTGCTTGGAATGGCTGCCGGATGTGAAGGAGTTGGCCTCATGATTGCAGGGATACAGACTGGGCCAGCAGCTCCAGCATTAGCTTTGGTGACCCTGGCATTTTTTACTCATGTAGCAGCATTAAGACTCAGATCAACACCAGTGATAGCCTCCCTTATTGGCTTTGTGACCATTGCAGTGCTGTACATCTTTCCTCAGCTTTCTCTGCGGCCAAACGTCTACGCCTTGGTGTGCCTCACAGGACATCACATTATTCCTGCTGTGCTAGATCTGTATTTGTGTGGCCGCACCCTCTTGGAACGCTGGCAGACAACGGTGTTTGGGCTGCACCGTATCTTGCGGCATATGATGGTGGTGCTAATGTTAAGCCTGGACTTAGCTCTGGCTATTGTGGTTGGAGCCAGCACAATGCAGCACAAAGAGTGGTTTGTGGTGTTCCCACTCTTCCTTGTGGCTGCAGCTGCCTGGCTTCTGCTTCATCTGGCATTCTTTGCAGCATGTTGGCAGCTAATGGGAAAG GTCACCGCATGCAATTCAGCACATGCCAGTCTCGGAGAATCAGCATACAGCTATCCTCGTGTCATGGCTGCACGTGGCCTTCGTCACTTTGGCCTTGTGACCCAGCGACTGATCTGTCTCAGTCTGAGCTCTACACTTGTCCTCCTGGCGCTGGGATGGGAAACAAGGACATCCTATA CTGCCCTGACCTTTACTGTCATCCCACTGGAGGCCGCCGTTTTGAGTCTTTTTTGGGATTTAGGTGATCAACTTGGTGGAACATGCACCTCCTATGGATTGATTTCTCCTGTTTCATCACTTAG ACCTGGTGATGGTGCCACCTTGCTATCAGCTGCAGCTGTGCAAGAGATGACCACCCGAGCAATGATGACAGTTGCACAGGTGCaacatttctttgctttccACATGCTTGCCAACTTTGGATGTGACTTCTCCACTTCCGGAATGTCGCTGGAGTCATTGCAGAATAAGCTGAACACATTCTTTGACCAGAGGACTTCTGAGGGGCCACGTTATGATACCTACGTTCTGTATTACTGTGGAGATGTTTTTAGCAATGGGGATTGGGCTCTGACAG ACAATAAACGTCTGACATTAGACACCTTATTGGAATGGTGGGATGCTAGGAATGGAAGTTCCGGTGCTCGCCTGATCTTGCTCTTGGATTCCTTGCATTCTTTTGAATGGGCCCATGAAGTCAGACAGCTTTCTGGAACATTTTGTGCTGTTCAGACGTGCCGCTATATTCATCGCCCAGTCTCAGATGTAGAGGATGAGTCTGGTCAGCCAGTCACCGTGGGGGCCTTCACACGTGCTTATGTGCAGTACAACACTGGCCAAGATGTGGCCTTGGACATGAGCAGTAAACAGCGCCCTCTACGGGCGTTGTACACTACATCGCGGTGTTGGAGTGACTTCACTTTCCACTTGCCCACAAGGGATGATTTTCGGCATTACTGGGACAACAATTTTCCAAAGTGCACGCGACCTCTGTTGCGAGCTCTGAACATTCCTGGCATGGGTTCATTGTTCTGTTGCTGCACCTGCATCGGACGTTGGATGCGACGTGTGCAAATGTCATGCCTACCTCCACGGGAAATTGACACAGGCCATGGATTCAAGCTTATAAGAACTTAG